The Geoglobus acetivorans genome window below encodes:
- a CDS encoding citrate/2-methylcitrate synthase has translation MGAVNGLKDVVAAESSISRIAIEDGKAVLEYRGYNIHDLARHSTYEEVAYLLLFGELPSKSDLEYFSEDLKERRELPPQIVGLLTNLSPFCHPMVALRTAVSFLGTMDKHISFTGHEKSIEKAKNLIAKFPTIVAYFHRIRMGEKLVHPSEDLGHAANFLYMLHGEEPTKTMEKALDLDFILHADHELNASTFAARVAASTLADMYACVVAATGTLIGPLHGGAAQRVMEMLREVALPKRAERYVLEKLAKGERIMGFGHRVYRNVIDPRTVELKRLARMLSKEKGTRWFEISEAIEKAVYRHKGLLPNVDFYSASVYANLGIPDDLFINIFAIGRVSGWTAHIIEQYENNVLIRPRAEYIGPAGKKFLPLSERE, from the coding sequence ATGGGTGCAGTTAATGGCCTTAAGGATGTGGTTGCTGCTGAGTCGAGCATATCGCGGATTGCCATCGAGGACGGTAAGGCGGTACTGGAATACCGAGGATACAACATTCATGATCTCGCAAGACATTCGACCTACGAAGAGGTGGCATATCTGCTGCTTTTCGGTGAACTTCCATCGAAGAGCGATCTGGAATACTTCAGCGAGGATCTGAAGGAGAGGAGGGAGCTACCGCCCCAAATAGTTGGCCTGCTCACGAACCTCTCACCGTTCTGTCATCCCATGGTTGCTCTGAGAACTGCGGTGAGTTTTCTGGGAACAATGGACAAACACATCTCATTTACAGGCCACGAAAAGAGCATTGAAAAGGCAAAAAACCTTATTGCCAAGTTTCCGACCATTGTCGCTTACTTCCACAGAATCAGGATGGGTGAAAAGCTGGTCCATCCCAGCGAAGACCTCGGACATGCGGCCAACTTTCTGTACATGCTCCATGGCGAAGAGCCTACAAAGACCATGGAAAAAGCCCTTGACCTGGATTTCATTCTTCATGCGGATCATGAACTGAACGCCTCTACCTTCGCGGCAAGGGTCGCAGCATCAACGCTCGCTGACATGTACGCCTGCGTTGTTGCCGCAACAGGAACCCTCATTGGGCCTCTGCATGGGGGTGCGGCTCAGAGGGTAATGGAAATGCTCAGAGAAGTGGCATTGCCAAAGAGGGCAGAGAGATATGTGCTTGAAAAGCTGGCAAAGGGAGAGAGAATCATGGGGTTTGGACACAGAGTGTACAGAAATGTCATAGATCCAAGGACGGTTGAGCTGAAGAGGCTTGCAAGAATGCTTTCTAAGGAGAAGGGAACAAGATGGTTTGAGATCAGTGAGGCCATAGAAAAGGCAGTTTACCGGCATAAAGGGCTGTTACCCAACGTTGACTTTTACTCGGCCAGCGTGTATGCGAATCTTGGCATTCCGGATGACCTCTTCATAAACATTTTTGCCATCGGAAGGGTTTCTGGCTGGACCGCACACATCATCGAACAGTATGAGAACAATGTTCTGATACGACCGAGAGCGGAATATATTGGGCCAGCGGGGAAAAAATTCCTCCCTCTGAGTGAGAGAGAATAA
- a CDS encoding GlcNAc transferase codes for MDRLTVAIGTFFVILLAVAASIVHFFGIKLLIQIVFGLGYLGLLAVFGLMTALTFYARSFKYGLVTLLGALLSAYGLYSVYLWHVGDFLVVLAVFVLAFVVFVWYISEPDLSLAERFSSPESLMKKGRYRAAGRKFEKKGDYVRAAEAYIKAEMLESAAWAYEKAEKYKEAADVYAMLAEREKDVYYWKEAHELYKKSGDLRKAAECLERYAEDEPWFWEDVAELYCEAGNEEKYLEALKKALEYYKKEAEEEGVFWEDVAKLYEALGEEELAKGAWTKFARYCEQEAESDPMWFKHVAEAYEKLGLMEKAEDARKKYEEYRESISKTT; via the coding sequence ATGGACAGGTTGACGGTAGCCATAGGGACGTTTTTTGTAATCTTACTTGCGGTAGCCGCTTCAATTGTACACTTCTTCGGGATTAAGTTGCTGATTCAGATAGTCTTTGGACTGGGCTATCTCGGGCTTCTGGCAGTTTTTGGATTGATGACTGCGCTAACGTTTTATGCGAGATCTTTTAAATACGGTCTCGTAACACTTCTGGGGGCGCTTCTGTCTGCTTATGGGCTTTATTCCGTGTATCTGTGGCACGTGGGGGACTTTCTTGTCGTCCTCGCAGTTTTTGTATTGGCGTTTGTTGTGTTTGTCTGGTATATCTCTGAGCCAGATCTGAGTCTGGCGGAAAGGTTCTCAAGTCCCGAGTCCCTGATGAAAAAGGGCAGATACAGGGCAGCCGGCCGAAAATTTGAAAAGAAGGGAGACTACGTCAGGGCGGCAGAGGCATATATCAAAGCAGAGATGCTCGAAAGCGCAGCCTGGGCATACGAGAAGGCTGAAAAATATAAAGAGGCGGCAGATGTTTATGCCATGCTTGCAGAAAGAGAGAAGGATGTATATTACTGGAAGGAAGCTCATGAACTCTACAAAAAATCAGGCGATCTGAGAAAAGCGGCGGAATGCCTTGAGAGGTATGCGGAAGATGAACCATGGTTCTGGGAGGATGTCGCTGAACTGTACTGCGAGGCGGGCAATGAGGAAAAATACCTGGAAGCCCTGAAAAAGGCTCTTGAGTATTACAAGAAGGAGGCTGAGGAAGAAGGAGTTTTCTGGGAGGATGTTGCCAAGCTTTATGAGGCTCTCGGAGAGGAAGAACTTGCTAAGGGCGCATGGACGAAGTTTGCAAGATACTGCGAACAGGAGGCTGAGAGCGATCCGATGTGGTTCAAACACGTGGCTGAGGCGTATGAGAAACTCGGATTGATGGAAAAAGCAGAAGATGCCAGGAAAAAGTACGAGGAATACAGAGAGAGTATCTCAAAAACGACCTGA
- a CDS encoding deaminase, with protein MHRRPSLDEYFMSIARVVASRSTCLRQNVGAVIVRDKRILSTGYNGAPMGLPHCFDIGCLRKELNIPSGERHELCRAVHAEQNAIIQAAYHGVSIKDATLYTTHQPCIMCAKMIINAGIKKVVYGKDYADNRGLEFLKEAGIEIVYFPMEED; from the coding sequence ATGCACAGAAGACCATCACTTGATGAATACTTCATGAGCATTGCAAGAGTTGTAGCCAGCAGATCCACATGTCTGAGACAGAACGTTGGAGCAGTTATTGTGAGAGACAAACGAATCCTCTCAACGGGATATAACGGGGCCCCAATGGGTCTGCCCCATTGTTTTGACATAGGATGCCTGAGAAAAGAACTTAACATACCATCAGGCGAGAGACATGAGCTTTGCAGAGCGGTGCATGCCGAGCAGAATGCCATAATCCAGGCAGCATATCATGGTGTGAGCATAAAGGATGCCACGCTGTACACAACACACCAGCCATGCATAATGTGTGCCAAGATGATAATTAACGCCGGGATAAAGAAGGTCGTATATGGAAAAGACTATGCAGACAACAGGGGTCTGGAGTTCCTGAAGGAAGCGGGCATAGAGATAGTCTATTTCCCCATGGAGGAAGATTAA
- a CDS encoding winged helix-turn-helix transcriptional regulator: MSLRKLKYEAEIALRHFLVLKAVKENQPIGIFKLSEILNMPKHKVRYSLRVLEQAGVIEPSQHGAVIPDDAYEKIEKMKKDIQEIRKCIDEIEELSRII, encoded by the coding sequence ATGAGTTTGAGGAAGCTTAAGTATGAGGCCGAAATAGCACTGAGGCATTTTCTGGTCCTCAAAGCAGTGAAGGAAAATCAACCAATAGGCATCTTCAAGTTATCCGAGATCCTCAACATGCCAAAACACAAGGTCAGGTATTCGCTGAGAGTGCTCGAGCAGGCTGGAGTTATCGAGCCATCCCAGCACGGTGCCGTAATACCAGACGACGCCTACGAAAAGATCGAAAAAATGAAAAAAGACATTCAAGAAATCAGAAAATGCATTGATGAAATTGAAGAACTGTCCAGAATTATTTAA
- a CDS encoding TRAM domain-containing protein, whose product MEFERKPPVKVGDVRKVRIENIGSGGDGIARIEGYVVFVPGVDVDEEVTVRITKVLRKYGFAEVV is encoded by the coding sequence ATGGAATTTGAAAGGAAGCCACCTGTAAAGGTGGGAGATGTAAGGAAAGTTAGGATTGAGAACATTGGAAGCGGTGGAGATGGAATTGCGAGAATCGAAGGCTATGTCGTATTCGTTCCGGGTGTGGATGTGGACGAGGAAGTTACAGTCAGAATTACAAAGGTTTTAAGAAAATATGGATTTGCAGAAGTGGTTTAA
- a CDS encoding D-aminoacyl-tRNA deacylase, with the protein MKLIVCSKEDLAGQNIKNVLLSNGDFDRKVVGEYEFHVSEKCAIVEVKERLIYCDNLDERLSKLIEFDEIVFASRHSSKDGRKIVTAHVSGNVGRADYGGLPYRLAKPAPITMKNFSIAVSKKIPDTEYEFTLEATHHGPSEIKKPCAFYEIGSTEEEWRDEDIAHIVADAILEALKGENNWKVAVGVGGTHYVPRQTEIELNTVFAFAHNFPKYTFQDLTPEFLKYAIDLSNAEIIIFDEKSANSKVKQLIKEVAEMVGIEAIRSKEAKKYIWDT; encoded by the coding sequence ATGAAACTGATAGTCTGCAGTAAAGAAGACCTGGCTGGTCAGAACATAAAAAATGTCTTACTATCAAATGGCGATTTTGACAGGAAGGTTGTCGGAGAGTACGAGTTTCACGTTTCAGAAAAATGCGCTATTGTCGAGGTTAAGGAACGGCTCATATACTGCGACAATCTTGATGAGCGCCTTTCAAAGCTTATTGAGTTTGATGAAATTGTGTTTGCTTCAAGACATTCAAGCAAGGATGGGAGGAAGATCGTAACGGCTCACGTTTCCGGTAATGTGGGGCGAGCAGACTACGGCGGTCTGCCATACAGGCTTGCAAAACCTGCACCAATAACGATGAAGAACTTTTCAATTGCTGTGAGTAAAAAAATACCCGATACCGAGTATGAATTCACACTTGAAGCAACCCACCATGGACCATCGGAAATAAAAAAGCCGTGTGCATTTTATGAGATCGGTTCAACCGAAGAGGAGTGGAGGGATGAAGACATCGCACACATAGTTGCTGATGCGATACTTGAGGCTTTGAAGGGGGAGAATAACTGGAAGGTTGCTGTTGGTGTGGGAGGAACACATTATGTTCCAAGGCAGACTGAAATAGAGCTGAACACTGTTTTTGCCTTTGCACACAACTTCCCAAAGTACACGTTTCAGGACCTCACCCCGGAATTTCTGAAATATGCGATTGATCTCAGCAATGCCGAGATAATAATTTTTGACGAGAAGTCTGCAAACTCCAAAGTGAAGCAGTTGATAAAGGAGGTGGCAGAAATGGTCGGAATTGAGGCAATCAGGTCCAAGGAGGCCAAGAAATATATCTGGGATACATAA
- a CDS encoding AMP phosphorylase, producing MKVRAAVLPINAGKFAVALNQDDAAEIGVSEGDRIRVIKSGKSVSAIVQIAFGLISRGKIGVYEEIAAELNLKDGDEVDIYPISRPSSVEFIRKKLSGKKYSREELYSIISDVVDGNLAEVELTAFVLGSYLVGMDFDEIEWMTKAMIDTGEAIEFEKGVVVDKHSIGGVPGNKVSLLIVPIIAASGLLIPKTASRAITSASGTADTMEVLADVNMSVEEIKEITLKTGGVIAWGGATNIAPADDKIIRVEYPLSIDPRPQLLASVMAKKGAVGARHVAIDIPAGNGTKISSVEEGRKLAGEFVELGRRLGLNVSCAITNGSQPVGRTVGPALEAWEALKTLEERKGSSSLIEKSLGIAGLLFEISGFAQDGYDRAKMIFESGKAHQKLLEIIQAQGSKGILKSDDIPIGEEKYVIESKFEGAVVDILNQRVVRLARLAGAPKDKGAGVYIHRKRGEVVKKGDPLITIYAETAWKLEKAIEYAMENPPIVVSGMILEKYPSFKVV from the coding sequence ATGAAGGTCAGGGCGGCTGTTCTTCCAATTAATGCAGGCAAATTTGCGGTTGCCTTAAATCAGGATGATGCTGCAGAGATTGGTGTTTCAGAAGGAGACAGGATCAGAGTCATAAAATCGGGGAAAAGTGTAAGTGCGATAGTTCAAATAGCTTTTGGCCTGATTTCCCGGGGGAAAATTGGCGTTTATGAGGAAATTGCAGCAGAGTTGAATCTTAAAGATGGGGACGAGGTTGATATATACCCCATTTCAAGGCCATCCAGTGTTGAATTCATCAGAAAAAAGCTCAGTGGGAAAAAATATTCGAGAGAGGAACTTTACAGTATAATCTCTGACGTCGTTGATGGCAATCTTGCAGAAGTCGAGCTTACAGCATTTGTTCTTGGCAGCTATCTTGTGGGGATGGATTTTGATGAAATTGAGTGGATGACAAAGGCGATGATTGATACTGGAGAAGCCATAGAGTTCGAGAAAGGTGTTGTGGTTGACAAGCACAGCATAGGTGGGGTTCCCGGAAACAAGGTGAGTCTGCTCATCGTGCCCATAATTGCGGCATCCGGGTTGCTGATTCCCAAAACCGCAAGCAGGGCAATAACCTCTGCAAGCGGTACTGCGGACACAATGGAAGTGCTTGCAGATGTCAACATGTCTGTTGAAGAGATTAAGGAAATAACCCTGAAAACAGGAGGCGTAATTGCATGGGGCGGTGCAACCAACATAGCTCCTGCTGATGACAAGATAATAAGGGTGGAATATCCTTTATCCATAGACCCAAGGCCTCAGCTTCTGGCGAGTGTTATGGCCAAAAAAGGTGCTGTCGGGGCGAGACACGTTGCGATAGACATCCCGGCAGGAAACGGGACGAAAATCTCGTCTGTTGAAGAGGGCAGGAAGCTTGCTGGAGAGTTTGTGGAGCTCGGAAGGAGACTCGGTCTGAATGTTTCGTGCGCCATCACCAATGGTTCACAGCCTGTTGGGAGGACAGTTGGACCTGCTCTGGAGGCCTGGGAAGCACTGAAAACGCTTGAAGAAAGAAAAGGTTCGTCAAGTCTGATCGAGAAATCCCTCGGAATTGCAGGTTTGCTTTTTGAGATTTCTGGATTTGCGCAGGACGGATATGATCGTGCAAAAATGATTTTCGAGAGTGGAAAGGCTCATCAGAAACTCCTGGAGATAATTCAGGCTCAGGGCAGTAAGGGAATACTCAAGTCTGACGACATTCCAATAGGCGAGGAAAAATATGTGATTGAGAGCAAGTTTGAGGGTGCGGTTGTCGACATTCTGAATCAGAGGGTTGTCCGGTTGGCAAGACTGGCTGGGGCTCCGAAGGACAAGGGAGCGGGTGTTTACATTCACAGGAAGCGAGGGGAGGTCGTGAAAAAGGGTGACCCTTTGATTACGATTTATGCTGAAACGGCCTGGAAACTGGAAAAGGCTATTGAGTATGCGATGGAAAATCCACCCATAGTCGTATCAGGGATGATACTGGAGAAGTACCCCTCTTTCAAGGTTGTTTGA